Part of the Nicotiana sylvestris chromosome 2, ASM39365v2, whole genome shotgun sequence genome, ACTTGCATGATTGGAATAATTTTTATGTTTAAGTGAATCCTTATAATCTGCTTGTGAAGTATAATTTGTGATCTATTTCTCCTAATATCTGATGTTTTAGTGAATGTGAGAGACTCCGGGGTACTTTTTCCATGGCGCCATTTTCTCAATACCCTTTTCTTATTACATACTCTATGTGAACCACAAGTCGACCATCCTCTCTCTCATTTTCTAACTCTCTCAGTAGTTCCTCCACCTATGGTGCATCCATAGAGATATCCAATAACATTACAGTTCAAGAACCTGATAACAGTGGCGTGGTTTGTTTCAGTTCAGGATAAGTTTGTGAATGGTCATTTAATTGTTCGGTCGTGGTCTGGTATAATCCTCTCTTTATTTGAGCACCTGGATTCTGTTTTCTTCGTGGTAGCTGCTAATAGTGATAGAAGCACTGAATTTCTCGAATCTTTGTTATTTAACTGTCTCCTGCCAAGAAAGATTATGTTCGGAATTCTTCTGCATACCAGGCATCAATAGCAATTGTTGTTATATTCGTAACATTTGGTTCTTCAGTACACAGAATTCTTGATTAGTACTACTATGTGCTGGAAAATTTACTGAAGGAAGCTGAATTTAAGCTGTTACTTTTGTCATTTTCTAATAATTTAAGGCATCATCAGAGAATATCAGCTCAGACATCTACCTCCATCTTCCTATATTGAACGGATTGATGCATTTTGCTGATGTTTGACTCTATGTCCAAATAGTTTCTGCATTGCTCGTCCACCATTATTAACGTTTCATGTCGTCTTTCTTTTGCTCTTTTTGTTGTCATGTGGTATCAATTAGAGTGCAATTCTGTACTAGGAGCCGATTGAATTATCTATGGAACGCACCATTAATCATCACATGTTTCCTTCAGAAAAATGGAAAAGTTTCTAGTCTTAGTTTTTTAAGGGCCTTTAAATTTGTTGAATGTTCTTTTCTCACATATAGTTCATTTATATACTTCTGTTTATCTACTTAATTTCTTGCCTTTGCTTCATGCAGGATTTCACTATATAGACGATTTCTTACTATAAGTCTCCTCTAGTTGCTTATATCCTATCTGATGTAAACTGTAATTCTTTTGTGAGCCAACATGAAAATGTGTGATCTGATATGCAATCATCTGCCCTTGTGTGTATAATAGTATCTCAATTTGTTTTTCATATGCTAATTTCTTATATGCGTAATTCAGAATCTGTGAAATCTGTGGTGCCAATGCACTGAACATTGCTGGAGAGCAGACAAATGAAGCCAATAACGCTACAGTTGCCAGTGTTGCAGCACCTGTAGGCCTTTCTGAAACCCGAGTCTTCTGGCATGGACGCCGTGTCATGAATTTCCTACTTGCATCCATGGTTTTTGCCTTTGTCATCTCATGGCTGTTTCACTTCAATATATTGCCCTAGATGCAATTGAAGATAATTGTCCTGGCAGCAAAGGTTTCTTAATTTGCTACTTTAAACAACTCCACCAGCCGGTAGAGGTATGTGTAGGCAGAGGAATACTCAGATATTATCTTGGTCGCACTAGTGTATGAAAGGTGGCGTGGTATCTGGTACAGTTGCGTGGAAGTATCCGGTATGGGTATGTCAAGTTTCTTGCTAATTTTTAGTACATTTTGACGAATCCACATGAGATATCCACACCCTTATCACACTCTCTGGACGCGGATGTGTCAAGACAAATGAAGGACTCGCATAATATAGGTGtatcgaaaacagcctctctaccccctcggggtaggggtaaggtctacgtacacactaccctccccagaccctggGAATTCACTGAATCGTTGTTGTTATTGCATAATATAGGTGTAATGGTATAGGCCATGCTGCAAACATATCGGTTTCAACCATTAGCTTCTAAATATTGTTCGCCGTGATGATTGTTTTGCTAGAATGTAAGATAGTTTTGTTCATCAAAACCTCTTGATGAATTTAAAGTTCTTCCCAGCTAGTGTACGTATGTAAGTATATGTATAGAAGTACGGCGATAAGGTATTAGCATTCTGTTGTATATCATCCTTCAAATTTCTGTACAAATATCTCACGGCTCTTAGTTGAATTGTAGCTATGTTAATCCCAGCTGTATGGTTGTTGCAATCAACTCTGTTAACACCTGAACTTTTTCTTTGTCTTCGGGCCACCTTGGGCTCATTTGGACTATTCTACGAGGTCAGCACAGATATCGGGCAACTATGCCCACCATGGTTTAGGTAGATAGGAAGAAAATCACCAATTGTGTTAGTGTGTATCCATGTAAGTTTTATCATTACAAAAATTGCAAGCTATGTGGAGAGCTGGTGCTTCATATGGTGAAGAATTTAACATGTATGATCAGGCTGAAAATAGATTTTTAGATAGAATTTAAGGTATATATACGGATAAATCTAAAAATTTAAGGTATATATACGGATAAATGTAAAAAGAATTtttacataatcaatgtatttttACCTATTATAGCAAGTTATTTACAATTTATTCTTAGTTATCAATTAATGCTTATTAAAGTAACTTGCAATTGAAGGGGAGACTTGGAGCAACAGTATagttgtctccgtgtgacctataAGTCACAAGTTTGAGCCGTGTAAGTagtcactaatgcttgcattagagtAAGATGCTTTGAGCACCGGACTACCCTTTCATAATAACTTGAAGTTACTTTTCAAGTGACTTGAATGTGTAAATATTTTGACACTTTCAGTACGTAGAATATGAATGATGGTTTCAAATATACCTTTGGATGTGAATTTAATTTGTCAAAGCAAAGGATGGTCCCAAATTCTCTCAGATGCTACGCAACCTTCATTGACCAGAATCATTTGCTTTGTGTTTGAATTTGTTTCACTGCTTtagtataattattattattactttctAATATTTAGACAAACCAAAACTGGAGCGGACACAATTCTCACTTCAAAGGCTTTGGAACATAACTACTCAAATGGAAAACGAAGACACAAAATTCTTCTCCTTACACCTTTTTTGGCATAGGAAAAGGAACATCATAGCATACTGGTTCATACATGTAGCTCTAATCTTTGACAAAAAAACATTTCTCCTTACAGCAAACTGTATACACTTTTACGCGAAAGCAAGCTGATAAGAAATCCATTATTCACAAGCACATAAACTAGAACAAAGAACTACTACTTATAGCAAACTGTATAGGCTAGTAGTGATAATCCATCGCGACCAATGTGCAGATTaatatttctgaaaatgttggtttatgtttagtcaacaatggcatgctgaaaatgttggtttatgtttagtcaacaatgacatgccaattggaagagttggtggaaagagttggtgtggatgctaggaggaagcttcctcctttgatgtcaccaatgacatcaagaggaggtttttacctctataaatagatgcactccttcacttgtagaaatcatcccaaaataatacaatacattgtagtgagtagagagttaagagagaaattctcttaagtgtaattgggaaatctccccttcctttgttaatattaaaagggcaattgttctctggtggacgtaggattattttgatccgaaccacgttaaatcttgtgttctttcttttacgtttccgctaacaatttcCATACAAAAAAGGTACATTCTTTATGTATCTGAACCTAAACTTGCTGATATTTGCACAGCCATAGATAAGAAGACTACCCAATTGGCAGTTGATGTGCGCAACAAAAGCATAAGCATTATCGCTAACAATCTGATGTAACATCTTTACGGGATAAAATGATTCTGCAAAAAGCAACTTTTTGTGCAGATATGCACGAAACAAATAGAGCACTCACATTTAAAAGTCTCGTTGTGTTTGAAAAAAGTGACAATTTTACTAGGATAAAAAGGTTATATAAACTTTacgtcaaaatcatttcttgagATCCACAGCGCTCAGACCTTTTTCGGTTTTAAACGTTGAAATAGCCTGATCAAATGTGCCTCTAACGTGCTGGCAGATAAGCATTAGATCCTGACATGAATCATTCAATACCTCCCTTGCTGGATCCCCTGGAATAGAAGCCAGATAGACCACCAAAAGTTGCAGAAGATTTTAAGGTACCAAACTTAGAAGATACAAAACATTTCTCAAAATGTAAGTGTATACAAATATGGAAGCATAAAAAGGCTACTGCAAATTATGTTAAAGGATTTCCAAACGGTCGTATTATATGATGTATATAGATTAAGCATGTTGTAGCAATCTCTAACAAAACAATCTACTACATGGACTAGATCAAATAAGCTCGCAAAAGGAAATATATCAACAGGAAGGGCATCAAGATATTTCTCCAACAAAACAAACTGGCCAAAAAGTGATACCAACCAACTATTGATTAACAAGAATGATCCTGAACAAGCCATTTAGAAGTCTATGACGAAAGTTTTAGCAATTATCAAGCATGTTACATTAGTATGGAAAACGGATGTCAATTTGAATGATAaataagaagcaaaaaaaaaaatttgaaaaaaatatcaGAAAATCTGGTGACAAATACATGAGGGAAGTGACACAACCTCTAAAAGATTACCCCTGTATTCCTATCACGAGAGAAATATTTAAGCTATTTTTTTATAAGGTAAAAAACTGTTAAGTGTAAGTGAAAGAAATGTTTAAGCTTTTCTTTTTTACAAGTAAGAGAAACTGTTGATAAGGATAAATTTGAAAATTATTTAAGCTTTACCTGTAGTCTGAACTCTTATGTTTACTCTAGCATCAGAGGGATGTGGAATGCTGTAACCACAGAATGTTACTCTGGGACTGCAAGAAAGTAAATATCAGTTAATCAATGTCCTAAGCTTGCCGCAAAAACCACTTTTTTTAAAAGCTAGGGAAGAGACAAGATTAACAAAGATCAGCAGTATGTAACAAAATGAGATACAGAGGCCATCTATTTTACCAGTGGAGTATTAAATTTCAAGCAAAATTCTATAATATTATTTATATCAGGAAAAAAAAATAGTACTTGTAGTGATTACTGcataatgaaaaaagaaagaaaaaaggaagagatgaattactaaCTCTTGATTTAAAGTGAATCGGATAGCATTTGCCAGCGTATGGTCCTCATCTGTCAATGAGAACGTTGCTTTTGATGGATCTTCGAATGAACCATGTTCCATTGACTGTttaaacaaatgaggatcattcAAAAATTATTGCCAAATTTTCAGAATTCGAAAATAATGAAATTTATGTATaccaggaaaaaagaaaagaggaaccATCAAAAGAAGTGAGATTAGAGTTGTCCAATGGGTATGAAAGCAAACTTCTTTCATTACAAATGTTTCTACTGAATCCTGATTAGTGCTTTTCAGTGAACTATTATCTTAAGATCAAAACACACTGTAGTAGTAGTATTAGTACTATTAGAAAGCAGTCAAATCAGCAAGGACCTTAATGATGCAGTCCAATGTCTTAAAGGCCAAAGCATAAACAACAATGAATGTTCAACTGGTCCAAGTCACTGCTTCTAGCTTTTGTTTACATACAAGAATATTTGAACCTACAACAAGGGGGATGAAAAGAATGAAAGACTGCCAAAAGAAT contains:
- the LOC104215783 gene encoding uncharacterized protein — protein: MEHGSFEDPSKATFSLTDEDHTLANAIRFTLNQDPRVTFCGYSIPHPSDARVNIRVQTTGDPAREVLNDSCQDLMLICQHVRGTFDQAISTFKTEKGLSAVDLKK